A part of Arachis hypogaea cultivar Tifrunner chromosome 12, arahy.Tifrunner.gnm2.J5K5, whole genome shotgun sequence genomic DNA contains:
- the LOC112729873 gene encoding uncharacterized protein, which translates to MANQNWITDKLEKRLLTQLHLTHREVFDHIKIDFNVVCSDKMIYRVLSVARERYIGNERAQYGKLRDYLTKIHESNPGGSALLELIPTILDSPPLFSKLYVCLEACKRGFKTSCRPLIGLDGCHLKGYYGGQLLSAVGQDANNHFYVIAYTGLLPALQEVMPNAHHRNCRLKRMNEGAWAYLAKFQPSCWTKAHFNHWPKLDNVTNNMTEVWNAKINHYRGKPILTMLEEIRYYLMRRMAKHKKVLSTYIGRHSKKVGVHLGRHTCSCNLWQLTGIPCVHVLTAIQKRCNRPEPYVHPWLKMDAFRATYEHVIRPINSEKYWKKIGLLAPEPSTIKKPPGRPTKKKRKPDPVEDARDATKERRTFMVTCQKCGQSDHNAKTCNGPPRPKSPPNVKENKQPRAKKNTSSAPPLQDEVQVSQTAPQSLPQEHTTNMSSGAVTTSVSRPPRPKQPIRRPHPTPTPTPTIYSSTFSRSHHLRTTTEAYPISIT; encoded by the exons ATGGCTAACCAGAATTGGATTACTGATAAATTAGAGAAAAGGCTATTGACCCAGCTTCACTTGACTCATAGAGAAGTCTTTGATCATATAAAGATAGACTTTAATGTGGTGTGCAGTGACAAGATGATTTATAGAGTATTAAGTGTTGCTAGAGAAAGGTATATTGGGAATGAGAGGGCTCAGTATGGAAAATTGAGAGACTACCTCACAAAGATACACGAAAGTAACCCAGGTGGCTCTGCATTATTGGAATTAATTCCAACAATCCTTGATTCACCACCATTGTTCAGCAAGTTGTATGTTTGCCTGGAGGCTTGTAAAAGGGGTTTTAAGACTAGCTGCAGACCGTTGATTGGTTTGGATGGATGCCATTTGAAAGGATATTATGGGGGACAACTATTGTCAGCTGTCGGTCAGGATGCAAACAATCACTTCTATGTGATTGCTTATACG GGTTTGCTGCCTGCTTTGCAGGAGGTGATGCCAAATGCACACCACAGAAATTGT CGGCTGAAGAGAATGAATGAGGGTGCATGGGCCTATCTTGCAAAATTCCAACCATCTTGCTGGACCAAAGCCCATTTCAACCATTGGCCCAAGCTTGACAATGTGACAAACAACATGACTGAAGTTTGGAACGCCAAAATAAACCACTACAGGGGAAAGCCCATTCTTACCATGTTGGAAGAGATCCGTTACTACTTGATGAGGAGAATGGCCAAGCATAAGAAAGTTCTAAGCACCTACATTGGA AGACATTCAAAGAAAGTTGGTGTACATCTTGGAAGGCACACTTGTAGTTGCAACTTGTGGCAACTAACAG GAATTCCATGTGTTCATGTGTTGACAGCTATACAAAAGAGGTGTAATAGGCCAGAACCTTATGTGCACCCTTGGCTCAAAATGGATGCATTTAGAGCCACGTATGAACATGTGATCAGACCAATCAACTCAGAGAAATATTGGAAAAAGATTGGTCTCTTGGCTCCAGAGCCATCCACCATTAAGAAACCACCTGGGCGCCCaaccaagaaaaagagaaaaccTGATCCTGTTGAGGATGCACGGGATGCGACAAAGGAAAGAAGAACATTCATGGTCACTTGCCAAAAATGTGGTCAGAGTGATCACAATGCAAAGACATGCAATGGACCACCAAGGCCTAAATCACCCCCAAATGTTAAGGAAAATAAACAGCCAAGAGCTAAGAAAAATACTTCATCTGCTCCACCACTACAAGATGAAGTCCAAGTCTCCCAAACAGCCCCTCAATCACTGCCACAG GAGCATACAACTAACATGTCAAGTGGTGCTGTGACTACATCAGTATCCAGGCCTCCAAGACCTAAACAACCAATTAGGAGGCCACATCCTACTCCAACACCTACCCCCACCATCTACTCCAGCACTTTCTCCAGGTCCCACCATCTTCGCACCACCACAGAGGCCTACCCAATCAGCATCACCTGA